The DNA segment TGAACAAGTTGCTTTTCTGTATAAATGTATTGCTTCACTGGAAGAGAACGAACGTTTGATTATCTCATTGGTACTCGAAGAGGTTCCTCAGAAGCAGATTGCCGATATTATTGGCATCTCCGAAGGAAACATTCGGGTACGTATTCACCGGATCAAAGAAAAACTCAGCTCAATCATGAAATACCATGGACAACTTTGATGATTTAAAGAAGCTCTGGCAGCAAATGCCTGCTTCAGATCTTCCCTCAGCACAAGAAATGAATCAGAAAGTACATACCTATCAACGAAAAATGAAACAGAAATATATTATCTCCATAGCCTATCTGGCAGCCACGTTTATCTTTATCGGCATTATTGGGTATTTTATTGAGCCTGTCTATGCTACCACCCGAATAGGTGTAGTGATTATCATGGGAGGCATTGTGATGGTTATTATATCTCAAAGTAAACTTATCTCCCTACTTTCCAATGAAAAGTCTGAAGTAACCGATAGCCGTCAGTATTTACAACAAATGATCGTATATCAAAAAAACCTGCAACGTATACAAACTACCACTATGTCGTTCTATTTTCTGCTGCTTAGTATAGGTCTTGGATTGTATATGTTTGAATTTATTATGCGAATGGGCATGATTCCCCGTATCATAACAGCATCCGTAACAGCGATATGGATTGCCTTTAACTGGTTTTATATTCGTCCGAAGCAGATTGCGAAACACCAATCCAAAACCAATGAAATGATTACTCAGTTGGAAAAGGTTTGCGGACAATTTGAATAGCATGGTAGTAGGAATATAGTCAGAATTGTAATCCTTTGTTACACCCTAAACTTGTAGCATTTACTCAAATACTTTGCATATTTGTGCTTTACAATTCTGACTATATTCTATCCTGACTATGTACAAACTAAGTTTACTTATTTGCGTAGTGGCTTTTGTAGCCTGTACGTCAAACCCAAAAGAAACAAACACACAAACAGATTCAACGACTGTTACAACTTCATCAACAGACTCAGCGGCAGTAACTAACCCCAAGTTGTCAGAATATGTACAGTATCTGGCAAATCTAAATGACTCGACAGCTGAATCGGCTACAAAGGCTGCACAAAAGTTTCAGGAAATTTTCAAAGGATCATCTCCTGCTCTTTGTGATTCAGCATTCGTGTTCTTCAATACCTTTTATGAAAAATTAGGTACCCGATTAGATGAAGTCCACGCATCCGACACTACCAATTACGATTCACTGATTGTAGACCCCACAGCCAAGCCTGTACCTCTGTCTGCAAAGTTGACTGCCTATAATCAGAAGTTAACTCAGAATGGATTTCAGGTGGCAATGACCGAAGGAACAACCTACATCAAACAAGACCGAGAACTGATTGCAAAATGGTTTTACGCAATGGTTTCTCCAACCATGAAGTCTTATCTGACCCAATTAAATAAAGAAAATAAGGAAGGATTTGCCGAAGATGCAGGCATTAATATTCCTATTACCTCACTAGCCGACCGGGTTATCTGGTGGGAAAAGTTCAACCAGACAAATCCTAACTTTGTATTTGCAGAAAGAAGCAAGGATCTCTATCAAAACTACTTGTTTTACCTTCTTAAAGGGATGGACAACACGGCTTCTTACTACCAGGATGAGGCTGGTAAAGTTGCTCCTGATCAAGAGTTTATGAATGCATATACATACGTATTGTCTAAACATCCCAATACAGAAACAGCAAAATTGGTCAAACCTTTTCAGGCTGCCCTTGCTCAACATGATGTTAAAAAAGCGGAAAGTCTTCTGAAACAATATCAGGATCAAAAAATCATTCAATAAAAGAATTAGGTAGATTATAATCCGGGTTACGTATTTCGTTTGATGCCGGTAGAGAATGTAAAATCCAGACAATAGTACAAAAGAAAGGGCTGAGGATCAGCCCTTTCTTTTTGTACTATTGTTGAACATTTTTCTTTAACAAAGGCCTCAGCGATGCTCCGGATAAGGAGATATCGGCACTATCACCTACAATCGGATCGATTGTTTTGAATGGAATATCATCTGCTTTAAAACTACTTCTATCCTTAAGGGTCAATTTTAAATGGTTAATATAGGATTGGGTAGCGCCTTTCTCTTCCTCTTGATAATCCATATTCAAATCACAACTACTACTATCAGATTCTTCTATTATTAAATTATCAATCTGATTCTCCAATACATTCAAACTGGAAGACCCCTTTAACTTTACAATCAAGTCAGACACTTTGAACTTATTCATAGATCCATCAATGTTTTGTAACTCAAAAGAATACATAGAAGGACACCTAATGATTAATCGTCTTCCATCATGGATATTCAGACTATCCGGTATTTTCTCAAATTTCACTAACAATGTATCACCCTTGAAGTTAATTTTGGCAAATTCACTTATATCCTGAAAAGAAGAGATTTCATAATCAGGAGCAAACTCAACTGAGATCCTACTATCAAAATTAGCGTCTGTACCATCTACTTTGAGATATTTAAACGCTTCTTTACTCAAAGTGCGGTATTCATCTGCCTCTATTTTTTCACTCTTTATCTTATCATACTTTGCTTTAAGAATAAAATTAGAGGTTAGCATTCCTGCAAATAATACTCCTATAAAGCCAAGTAATAGTTTATTGCTTGTTTTCATTGTCAAACCAGATAAGTGTTTTTACTTTTTAAAGTTTTCCTCTTTGTACTTTTCAAACTGCATTTCCAATTCTTCTACTTCAATATTAAGCAGATACATATTCCGAAAAAGAACTGGTAACTCATGCTGTACAAACTGCTCCTTGCGGTAGACAAGGATAGCATGCTCTGCATCTTCGTTTACGAAATAGCCAATACCCCGTTTATTTTGAATAATATCCCGGCTTTGCAGAAAATCATAAGCTCTGGTCACCGTATTGGGGTTCACCTGCAACTCAACTGCAAGTTCTCTAATGGACAAAATCCGATCATTGGGCAGCCACTTCTTCAGCAAAATATTCTCACATATATAATCTGCTATCTGCACATAGATCGCTTGTTGTTCCCTGAATTCCATATCTTAAATAATCTAATTTGCGTGTCTTAATTTTAATTACAACTCCTTCTCTGCAACTTTCAGATAGGTTATAAACCATAAAAAAGGCGTCACACAGTATTTAGCAATAAATTCTATTACATGGGTGATAGAATCCGGCATCCGGGCCGTTATATAACTATGTCTCAGTAAATGAAAAGGAATAGCAGTTACTGATTCTTCTCCTATCAAAATTCTACCCATTGCATAATTACTAAACGTAAACAGTGCCACTAGCAACAATCCACTTATCGCCGTTTTAATAAAACTAAATCGCTCAAACCATACAGATCCCAGCAGAAAAACAGCCTGTATAAAGAAGTAAGGAAAAAAGATGTAATAGAATTCTTTCTCTGACTGAAAAAAATTCAATACCTGAATACGGCTATTATAGAATTTAGAATGTCTTACTAGTTCGTCTGCATTATAACTCTGGCTTACCTTAACAAACGGAATAGCAACAGCATAAAAGATAAGAGAATATATAATGACAAAACCTATAGTCGCATAAAGCCATAAAGACAAAAACTTTTCCAGTGATGATCCAGGTAACGTTAGAAACAGGATTCCTTTAGGTTTTTGCGAGAAGTCATTGAATATATAGCTGGTAAAAATAGTACCACACAGAAACAATCCGGCAGAATAGTATCCGATCTGGAATGTGTCTTCAATCTTTCCATCTTCGGTATAAAAGACTAACAGAAATATGAGAATAGTAAAACCAGCTATTATTCCCATCCCCATCAGATATATGCGGTAATTTTCAATCCAGTGTTTTCGTAGTAATAATCCTAATCTTTTAAAACTTAACATAGTATGAGATTTTTGTAGTGTATGGGTATATACTACCCTTTTGAGTGCATGCAAACAGTTATCCTTTATAAAACCGACTAAAGTCTATGTATCCGGCAATGGTGATGACTACAAAGTAACCTAGACTGTATAATTCATGAGAGGCCAATACCTTAACGGACTTATCTGATGAAAAAATAGTATACATTGTAAAGGTATAGGGATAGTAAATTGCATATTCCCATCTTTTAAACAGAATAGTTGCCGTAACAATACAGATCAGCCCTACTCCAATTGCAGCAATCATATTTTTTAGACGGATACTTAACCAGTAATGAATTGCCAGCATAGCTAATGTTGAGACAAAAGACCGAAATGCTAGTTTTAGCAGTCCATCCAATGCCAACGTCTGATCCAGAAAACCAAGCTTAGGTCTGAGTATGCCTAATACTACGCCAGCAGCCAGTAGAAAGACAATGAACAACACATAGGTCAATACAGTAAGTGTAAGGATGATTGACAGCTTATTGACATATATTGACAATCGGGAAACCGGAAGGGTTAACAAGTATTTCCAGGTATTGGACTTGTGCTCAATATTCATTACCAGACTGCAAAGTAGTACTACAAAAAAGGGAATGAAGAAAAAAGACACTCCCTGAAAATTGGCAAAAGAAAACTGATTCCAGGAATTTGCGCCTTTCTGAGGAACGAAAGTCTCCCATTTGGTTAGATATACTACAAACATCAATGCGGGCATAAACCCTGCTCCCAGACAAGCCAGCCACAATGCAAATGTATTTTTGGATTTAATAAGTTCGGTTTGATAGACAGTGCCAAGTGTTGCCATAAAATGATCTGTTTAGATTGTTTGCAATAGTTTCATAGTTGTAGTAGCAGGTGTTATACAGCAGATTCTTCTGTAATCTGCAGAAACAGTTTTTCCAGATCGTTGTCCATCACTGCCAGTTGGTACACATCTATCTCATTTTGAACCAGTAATCTGTTTATATGAGCAGCCTGCTCTCTATCCTGGAAGGAAGTTTTTAATCCATTGCCATTCAGCGTTACCTGAAATTGAGGATTTAATAGTTCTAATGCCTTGAGGTTATTGCTGGTATCAAAACATAACATAGCTTGGCGGGATTTTAAGGTTCCCAGTTCCTGAATAGTCCCCTGAAACAGCATGCTCCCTTTATGAATAATTCCAACATGGGTCGCCATCTTTTCTACCTCAGATAACAAGTGGCTTGATAGAAAAATAGTAGTGCCAGCTTCCTTGTTGAGACGAATCAATAATTCACGTGTCTCAATCATTCCATTGGGGTCTAGCCCATTGGTAGGTTCGTCCAGAATCAGTAGTTCGGGTTCGGAAAGTAAGGCAACTGCCAACCCTATACGTTGTTTCATTCCTAAGGAATAGGCTTTTACTTTCTTATGGGCAGCATGAGTCAGTTTTACCAGTTCCAGTGTTTCGTCAATACGCTTTTTGGATACGCCCTTAATGCGGCGTGTTATCTCCAGATTATCCCATCCTGTCAGATGTTCGTAGAGAGAGGGTATCTCTATCATGCTTCCGATCCGAGAAAATATATCTAACCTATTGTCTGATAAAGTTTTTCCAAAGATCCGGATGTTGTTTTCAGGATTGGGTAACAATCCTAAAATAAGTCGCATAGTTGTAGTCTTGCCTGCCCCGTTGGGTCCTAAGAAGCCATAGATAGAACCTTTCTCTACATTCAGGTTCAGATTCTTGATAATAGGCTGGTCTTTCTTAAAGCCAAATTGCAGGTTTTGTGTCTGAATAATCATAGGAATGGCGTGTTGGGTATTACCGTTTACATAGTTGAAGATGCATTCTATTTCTCCAAATTAGCGGACACTTTGTCGGCAAACAGTTGTCGTATCTTTTCTTTCGTAGCAAGTGCTGCATTAAACAAAAGTTCCAGATCCACCTTACTGTCCTCACCTTCCACATTCTCCTGCACCAAAGAAATCCCACGTACTGTACTTTCTGAATAGAGAACAGACTCAGGTTCCTCTACTTTAGATACTGTTTTAAAGCAAAGCTTTTCGGTGATCTGCTCAATACTGGCATACAGTAAAATCTCACTTCCATCCAGAATAATGATAGGATCAATCAGACTCTCCAGATCCCGCACCTGGTGGGTAGAAATAATAATGATACGATCTTCGGTAGCGGCTGAAGCAATGATCTTTCTGAACTGGGTTTTAGAAGGAATATCTAGTCCATTAGTTGGTTCATCCATAATCAGGACACTGGTATTCGTAGCAAGTCCAAACCCAATCAATACCTTCTTCTTTTGCCCGTATGATAATTCTGTCAGAGTCTGGCTATCATCAATACCAAACTCTTTGAGATAGTTCTGAAACTGTACTGCATTAAAAGCCGGATAAAAGGGAGCATATGTTTTCACAAAGCTCCGGATAGGCACTGAAGGCACGTAAAACTCTTCCGGAATGAAAAATATATCCTGCAAAAACTCAGGCTCACGCTTCTTTGCTTCCCGCCCATTGACCAAACACTTGCCTGACACCGGAAAAAGCAAACCAGCCATATTTTTGAGTAAGCTTGATTTTCCTGCTCCATTTTTACCAAGCAATCCATATACAGCTCCTTTTGGCAACGTAAGACTCAGATCCGTAAACAGCCGTTTTTTTCGGTTATACCCAAACGTAACATTTTGAATGTCAATCATAGATTATATAGAGTGTAGTAAGATTTCAGTAGAATACAGTAGTTATATTTGCAAGGGTAATTCCGATGTTAAAGTATTGTGTACTTTATTTTGTCTCCAGCGCAATACGATAGCCACAATGCCCAAACCAATCAGCAGCACAATACCTAGATTGATCAGATACATCGAAATCAGTTCACTCACAGGCCACAGCATAGCTCCTATCAACAGAATTATAAAAACTACTCCATTACCCAAGTCCAGTCGCCAATCATTTCTCTCTATAGGATGATGCATCAAGGGTGCCGGATTATCAGAAAGAATGAATTTCAGTTTATGAAAGTCGTATATCAGCAACAGAATAGTACAGAAAAGAAAGAAACCCACTACATAAGGTGTCCCCTGCCACTTCAGCGAAATCACAACAACCAGAATATTTACCAGCATAGGCGTTGCCATAACAGCTCCCAGCGTAGCAAAACGTTTGGATATAAGCAGAAAGCCAATGGTCACCTGACTGAAAGCTATAAACCGAGCATACATTCCTAAACCATACTTAGCCAGTTCATCTTCCAGAAAAGGTGGCCCCATCGTATTTGGGAAGGTATTATGAGTAAGCTTCGCCAATCCGGAAGTCAAAAAAATTAACCCTAACCAAAAGCGAATAGATCCAATAGTGAATTGTATCAATGATTTTCTTGAAGGGAATCTGATTGCCATAGTGTATTACTTAAGTAGTACACTACAAATGTAAAGATTCTGAAATGAGAAAAGCAAGAGCATACTAAAACTTTTCGATAAAATGTGTTGAAAGGTAGATAATGAGGTTGAACTTGAGACGCAATATGTAATGGTAGTTAGCTATAAATAGCCTTTACAATAACAAACATGAGTCATCCCGAATTTTGAGTAAAAGGGTGTCATTGAGAAAGTAATAAAAAATGTTACAAGGAGAGCAAAGATGACTTCAATCGTGGTTGGCAGTGTAGGTGCGTTGGCCTTCTTTCTGCCGCGAGGTTGGCCTTTGGCCTTGTGGGCTGAAGGATCGGCAGAAAGTGTCCTTTTGCACACACACAGATCTGGCTCACCAAATTCTCATTTGGTGCCCCTCTTTTGGACAAGCAAAAAAGTAGCATGGAAGGAAGAATGATGTTTGGAACAATAAAGAAACGAAGGGAGAAACGTCTCTCAAAAATAAACTCAAGCCCATATTTTCAAAAATATAGGCTTGGGTTTTACTCTCATCCAAAATTAGGGATGACTCATGCTTTGAAATTCCTTAGTATACTACTATAGTTATTGTACCTTAAAGTTGGGCATTAGCAGGCGAAATGTAGTTCCTTTACCAATCTCACTCTCTACTGAGACACTCCCTTCCAATCGTTCAATAGTTTGTTTTACAATATACAAACCTAATCCGGACCCATCAGACTTAGGAGTTGCCCGGAAGAACATATCAAAGATGCGGGCAATATATTGTTCTTCAATACCCATTCCATTGTCTTCGATAATGATTTTTGCCTGCTGCTCAGTGACTATAATCTGAAAACGTAGAAAGTTGGAATCAACATGCGGGTTCAAGTATTTTGCCGCATTGGAGATAAAGTTTTTAAGAATAATACCAATACGCAGTTCATCACTATGAAACTCCACTTCTTTGTCAACATTTACTTCGATATGCAGTCTTTCCAGATTAGGAAGATAACGAAGTTCATCCGCACAATCGTGAATAATTTTCTCGAAGTCGATGGGTTTAATAATAATTTCAGAGTTCAGTGTTCTGGAATGATTCAGGACAGATTTGATAAAGTCATCCAGCTTACTTACCCTATTCTCAATCAGTGACAGATAATTACGCAGTGTGTCTGGATTATCGTCCATCTTGGTCAGATTGATCAGTCCCAGAATGGAAACCAGCGGAGCTCTCAAATCATGTGATACTTTGTATACGTAGTTGTCTAGTTCATGATTACGCTTTTTCAGTTCTTTCAATGTGTGTCGCAATACATCTTCGGTCTTCTTCTGATCTGTGATATCGTATCCGGCACAGGTAATTCCTTTTATTTTCTGGTTTTTATCAAAAGTTGGCTCAATGGTCAGTAATAGATAAACTTTTTTTCGTCCAAAGCTAAGATTGATTTCCTGAGCAGTTCCTTCGCCTGTTTCCAGCACATGTTGTTTAATGGCAGTCAGTTGTTCGGCTTCTTTCACTGGAAAGATCTCAGTATCCGTCTTGCCTAGTGAATCAGAGAAATGGTATTGCGATAGATTGGTATTATCATAAATCCAGGTATAACGCAGATGAATATCCTGGTTAAATACAACAATAGGGGCTTTGTTTAGGGCTGCTTTGAAACGAGACTCACTTTTACGCAGGTCATCCGTTATTTTTTCACGTTTGTGAGCCTCTGCTACCAACAAATTATTAATACGCCGGATTTTTGCCATCCGGGACAATGAGATATTGGCAAATTCATTTTTAATTTTATTCAGCTGGCCATAAATAGCTGTTAGTTCATTGCTATTGGCCATTAACTCACGGTTGTTGGAGTGCAACTCTTCGTCTTTCTGCTTTAATTCTGCACTCAATGTTACCAGCTTGCCTTCGTAATAATCTTTGTTTCGAAATTTATTCTGGATCAGAATAAAACTCCCGGATATCATCAGCAGATAAGATCCGAGTACCCAGTAAATCGCCTGTGTTGTACGATGCACTGAAGAAACGTATTCTCGGTTTCGTAAAGTCAGATGATTTCGTTCTTCTGCAATAACCTCCTGCAAAACATGCTGAATATTATTCATGGCAGCACGGTTCTGAGGAGACTTATAAAGTGATTCCAGACCGGAGAGATTGTTATTATTCTTTAACAGAATAGCATACTGCATCAAATCAATCTTTACAGATGCATTCTTTTTTAGTGAGTCGATCAGTAGTCGATGATGAGTATTGGAGTTGGTCAGATAATATAAGGAATCTATGTATCCTCCCACAGAGTCTATACTTCTATAATAAGGCTGCAAATCTATGCTATCATTGCTGACTACATACTCTCTTTGTCCATTCTCAGCCCTATTCAACAAGGATAAAACTTTCTCAGCCGTATAAATGATCCGGTTGGAATGAAAAACCTGTGCAGCCTTCTCCAAAGCTACTTTGTGGTTTTGGTATATGCTAAATCCAATCCATGCCAAAACCAGTGTACTGATAATAAAAGCTGTGTGGACGATTGGTTTGGAATAACGCATCATCAATTTAAATTAGAACTTCTGCTGGTTTTATTTGAAGTAAAATTAGCTCAGAATTTTAACAAAAAATCTTGTAAAAACAACCCCTGATTATAAAAAGCCTGAAATAATTTCTGTAAGATTTTGCCAAATCAGCCAGTCATCAGACATAACACACTGATTTTAAATAATTTACACCACAAAAATAATATCATCTTAGTTTCAAAATAACTAAGTGATACTCAATATATTACTATCTGAGGGTGCAATAAAGGCAAATATCCTGGAAATTTATACTATCCTATATGATATTTATCAGACAAGAGCCTGATACAAAATCTCGACAGGATGCAGAGCCTTTCTATGTGTACCATCATGAATCTGGTGTCTACAGCTGGTACCTGGCGCTGCAATAATCACATCCTCAGGCTGTTTACGAACAGTCGGGAATAAAACCAGTTCGCCGATTTTCATCGAAATGTCATAATGCTCTTTCTCATATCCAAATGAACCCGCCATGCCACAACAGCCAGATGGAATCAGATGTACTTCATAGTTTGCAGGCAAGGATAATATTTTCTTGGTTGGAACCAAAGATCCTACAGCTTTTTGCTGACAATGTCCATGTAGTTTGATCAAGCGTTTTTCCTGGGTAAACTGATTTTTCTTTAAATTACCTTTATCTAACTCTTTGGCCAGAAATTCATCAATCAGGAAAACATTTTTAGCAAGTTTTTGTGCATCAGCCTGCATACCTTCACTCACTAATTCCGGGTACTCATCCCGAAACGTAAGTATGGCAGACGGCTCTATACCTATTAGAGGAGTTTCTTCTGTGATTGTGTTTTTCAGCAACTGTACATTTTGCTCGGCAATCTCTTTCCCCTTACGTAATAACCCTTTGGATAAATAAGCCCGTCCACTCTCTACATGTTTAGGGATAATAACCTCATATCCTAACTTCTCCAACAACAAAATACCTTTTTTACCAATCTCTACATCATTGAAGTTGGTGAACTCATCACAGAAGAGATAGACTCTTCTCCCAGAAGCAACCGTCTTCCGCTTGGAATGCCAACTCTTCAGCGTAGTTGAGGCCAGCAGTGGCATAGTACGATCCGGGTGAAAACCAACTATGGTATTGGCAATACGACGTAAGGAAGGAGTTTTGAAGACAAGATTATATGCCCAAGGCATAACTGACGCAATATCTGAGAGCTTGGAGAAGTTTCCAATTAACTTACTACGCATAGGTACACCGTTAGCATCATAGTAATGCTGCAGAAACTCTGCTTTGAGCTTACCCATATCCACATTGGATGGACATTCGGACTTACACCCCTTACAACTCAGACACAAATCCATTACCTCTTTAATCTCCTCATGGTCAAATGGATTTTCTTTAGTTGAGTTAGTTAGAAACTCTCTCAGGATATTGGCGCGGGCACGGGTAGTATCTTTTTCATTCCGGGTGGCCATGTAGCTTGGACACATGGTTCCTCCGCTCAGTTGTGTTTTGCGGCAATCACCTGACCCATTACACTGTTCAGCATGACGCAGTATTCCCTGTTCCCGTGTGAAATTGAAGATGGTCTTGATTTCAGGATTCTTCTGACCTGGAGTATAACGTAGAAACTCATTCATAGGAGGAGTGTCTACAATCTTTCCTGGATTAAAGATATTGTCTGGGTCCCAGGTCTGTTTGAGTTGCTTGAATAATTGGTAATTCTTTTCTCCAACCATCCAGGGAATAAATTCACCTCTCAGGCGTCCATCGCCATGTTCACCACTCAGTGAACCATCATATTTTTTTACCAGTAAGGCAATTTCTTCTGCAATTTTCCGGAACAGTTGATTACCTTCTTCTGTCTTCAGGTTAATAATCGGACGCAAATGCAACTCTCCAGAACCTGCATGTGCATAGTGGACAGAATACAAACCATACTTTTCCAGAATTTGATTAAAATCACGGATATAATCAGGCAGGTCATTTACATCAATAGCAGTATCCTCAATAACAGCAACAGGCTTTGCATCACCGGGCATATTAGTCAACAGGCCTAAGCCTGCCTTACGTAATGTCCATATCTTTTTGGTGTCTTCCCCATATAAAACAGGAAAATGATAGCCTAACCCGGCAGCCCGCATTTCTGCTTCCATTTCAGATGCCAGTCTGGCCACCTCATCCTTATCTTCACGGGCAATTTCTACTACCAGGATAGCTCCTGGATCACCTTGTACAAAAAATCTATTTTTACTCTGTTCAATATTCTCCTTAGTACATTCCAGAATATAATGGTCGATCAATTCACTAGCTGATGGATTATATTTCAGGGCAATCAGATTAGCTTTTAGTGCTTCATCAATGGTATTGAAGTGCACACAAACCAAACCTGCTACTTTAGGAGGCAAAGGCAATACATTTAGTTTGATTTCTGTCAAAAAAGCCAGTGTTCCTTCAGATCCTGCAATCAGCTTACAGAAATTGAAAGCCGGACTTCCTGGTGTAAAAGGCTCAGTTTCAAGTAGTAAATCCAGAGCATATCCTGTATTGCGGCGGGCAATACTGCGTTTGGGGAACTGAGACCGGATTTCTTGGGCATTCTCTTCATTTGAGAGTATTTCCTGTACCGAACGATAAAGTTTGGTTTCCAGATCGTTTTTTGGTTTAAAGCCACGAGGTACAGTGCCTGTAGCTGGTACACCCAGACATTTTGCTTCAAATTCATCAATACTTAACTCATAAAAATCTACTTCTGATCCATCACTCAGCAATGCTTTCACTGAAATCAGGTGTTCACGAGTACTACCATATACAACAGAATTTGACCCACAGGAGTTATTACCAACCATCCCTCCTATCATTGCCCGGTTGGCAGTAGAAGTTTCCGGTCCAAAATATAGCCCATACTCTTTCAGAAATAGATTCAACTCATCTCGTACTACTCCTGGTTGTACTCGTACCCATCGTTCTTCGACATTTATTTCCAGAATCTTATTCAGATACTTGGACATATCCACTACCAGTCCACTACCTACTACCTGTCCGGCAAGAGATGTACCGGCAGTACGTGGAATCAAAGCTACTTTTTCCTTACGGGCAAAAGCAATCAGCTTTTTGATATCATCGATACTTTTGGGAATAGCCACTGCCAGAGGCATTTCACGAT comes from the Xanthocytophaga agilis genome and includes:
- a CDS encoding FAD-binding and (Fe-S)-binding domain-containing protein, with translation MITEKLRSLSAQLEGEFYSDNTIRTLYATDASAYREMPLAVAIPKSIDDIKKLIAFARKEKVALIPRTAGTSLAGQVVGSGLVVDMSKYLNKILEINVEERWVRVQPGVVRDELNLFLKEYGLYFGPETSTANRAMIGGMVGNNSCGSNSVVYGSTREHLISVKALLSDGSEVDFYELSIDEFEAKCLGVPATGTVPRGFKPKNDLETKLYRSVQEILSNEENAQEIRSQFPKRSIARRNTGYALDLLLETEPFTPGSPAFNFCKLIAGSEGTLAFLTEIKLNVLPLPPKVAGLVCVHFNTIDEALKANLIALKYNPSASELIDHYILECTKENIEQSKNRFFVQGDPGAILVVEIAREDKDEVARLASEMEAEMRAAGLGYHFPVLYGEDTKKIWTLRKAGLGLLTNMPGDAKPVAVIEDTAIDVNDLPDYIRDFNQILEKYGLYSVHYAHAGSGELHLRPIINLKTEEGNQLFRKIAEEIALLVKKYDGSLSGEHGDGRLRGEFIPWMVGEKNYQLFKQLKQTWDPDNIFNPGKIVDTPPMNEFLRYTPGQKNPEIKTIFNFTREQGILRHAEQCNGSGDCRKTQLSGGTMCPSYMATRNEKDTTRARANILREFLTNSTKENPFDHEEIKEVMDLCLSCKGCKSECPSNVDMGKLKAEFLQHYYDANGVPMRSKLIGNFSKLSDIASVMPWAYNLVFKTPSLRRIANTIVGFHPDRTMPLLASTTLKSWHSKRKTVASGRRVYLFCDEFTNFNDVEIGKKGILLLEKLGYEVIIPKHVESGRAYLSKGLLRKGKEIAEQNVQLLKNTITEETPLIGIEPSAILTFRDEYPELVSEGMQADAQKLAKNVFLIDEFLAKELDKGNLKKNQFTQEKRLIKLHGHCQQKAVGSLVPTKKILSLPANYEVHLIPSGCCGMAGSFGYEKEHYDISMKIGELVLFPTVRKQPEDVIIAAPGTSCRHQIHDGTHRKALHPVEILYQALV